One stretch of Roseovarius mucosus DNA includes these proteins:
- a CDS encoding sarcosine oxidase subunit delta, which yields MRLGCPICGERDRREFYYQGAALVRPEGEVWSPEWDDYIHNRDNPAGVTRDLWQHEQGCGAWLIVTRDTVSHAVLGVALAAELGA from the coding sequence ATGAGGCTGGGCTGTCCGATCTGTGGCGAGCGGGATCGTCGCGAATTCTATTATCAAGGTGCCGCGCTCGTGCGCCCGGAGGGTGAAGTCTGGAGCCCGGAGTGGGACGATTACATTCACAATCGCGACAATCCGGCGGGTGTGACGCGCGATCTGTGGCAGCATGAGCAGGGGTGCGGGGCCTGGCTGATCGTGACGCGCGACACGGTTTCGCATGCGGTGCTTGGCGTGGCGTTAGCGGCGGAGTTGGGCGCATGA
- a CDS encoding sarcosine oxidase subunit beta family protein, translating to MRFSGLRVLKEGLTGNKGWQAHWRDATPKPAYDVVIIGGGGHGLATAYYLAKRHGITNVAVLEKGYLGGGSVGRNTTIVRANYFLPGNSEFYSHSLKLWEGLEEDLNYNVMHSQRGQIVLFHSDGQRDAIARRGNAMINQGDDAELLSVAQLKRMVPYLDYDQARFPIHGGLLQRRAGTARHDAVAWGYARGASTRGVDLIQNCEVTGIDIENGQVRGVQTTRGAIRAKKLAIVVAGRSSQVAAMAGMRLPIESHVLQAFVTEGLKPCIDHVISFGMGHFYISQSDKGGLVFGGDLDMYASYAARGNLPIVEHVMEAGMTLMPMIGNASLLRSWGGIMDMSPDGSPIIDHAGIEGLYLNCGWCYGGFKAVPGSGDAMAHLIATDRPHPAATGFRLDRFRTGRGLMDEEGTGAQHNLH from the coding sequence ATGCGGTTTTCCGGCCTGCGGGTTTTGAAGGAAGGGCTGACCGGCAACAAGGGCTGGCAGGCGCATTGGCGCGATGCGACGCCCAAACCCGCGTATGACGTGGTGATCATCGGCGGCGGGGGGCATGGTCTGGCGACCGCCTATTATCTGGCCAAGCGGCATGGCATCACCAATGTGGCGGTGCTGGAAAAGGGCTATCTGGGCGGCGGCAGCGTGGGGCGCAACACCACCATCGTGCGCGCCAATTATTTCCTGCCGGGCAATTCGGAGTTCTACAGCCATTCCCTCAAGCTGTGGGAGGGTCTGGAGGAGGACCTGAATTACAACGTGATGCACAGCCAGCGCGGGCAGATCGTGCTGTTTCACTCGGACGGGCAGCGCGACGCCATTGCCCGGCGCGGCAATGCGATGATCAATCAGGGCGATGATGCCGAATTGCTGAGCGTGGCGCAGCTGAAACGCATGGTGCCTTATCTCGATTATGATCAGGCGCGGTTTCCGATCCATGGCGGCCTGTTGCAGCGGCGCGCAGGCACGGCACGCCATGATGCGGTGGCCTGGGGCTATGCACGGGGGGCCAGCACGCGGGGCGTGGACCTTATCCAGAATTGTGAAGTGACGGGCATTGACATCGAGAATGGTCAGGTGCGCGGCGTGCAGACGACACGCGGGGCTATTCGTGCCAAAAAGCTGGCGATTGTGGTGGCTGGACGATCCAGCCAAGTGGCGGCAATGGCGGGGATGCGCCTGCCCATCGAGAGCCATGTTCTTCAGGCCTTTGTCACAGAAGGGTTAAAGCCCTGCATCGACCATGTCATCAGCTTTGGCATGGGACATTTCTATATCAGCCAATCCGACAAGGGGGGGCTGGTCTTTGGCGGGGATCTGGACATGTATGCCTCTTACGCCGCGCGGGGCAATCTGCCGATTGTCGAGCATGTGATGGAGGCGGGCATGACCTTGATGCCGATGATCGGCAATGCAAGCCTGCTGCGCAGTTGGGGCGGGATCATGGATATGTCGCCCGATGGTTCACCCATCATTGATCACGCGGGGATCGAGGGGCTCTATCTCAATTGTGGGTGGTGCTATGGCGGGTTCAAGGCGGTTCCCGGTTCGGGGGATGCGATGGCGCATCTTATCGCAACCGACCGCCCACATCCGGCGGCTACCGGATTCAGGCTGGACCGGTTCCGCACGGGCCGGGGGCTGATGGACGAAGAAGGCACCGGGGCGCAGCACAACCTGCATTGA
- a CDS encoding sarcosine oxidase subunit alpha family protein codes for MRIEDKGLIDRSRRVQFQFDGHRYEGFAGDTLASALLANGVRMVARSFKYHRPRGVMTAGSEEPNALVTVGRGAAQRPNLRATTVELHEGLEARSQNRWPTLGLDVLAANDLFAPFLGAGFYYKTFMWPRPFWERVYEPVIRRAAGLGALSGDAAEDSYERAYAHCDVLVIGGGPAGLMAARVAAEAGADVILAEEDTRLGGRLLAETEEVDGLPAVDWVEEIAAELAAMPNVRIMTRTAVTGVYDGGTYGALERLAPDLATRPHAPKGCFWRIVARRAVLAAGALERAIAFPNNDRPGVMMAGAVRAYVNRWGVAPGQSTVVFGNNDSAHRTVSDLQAAGVHVAALIDARPYARSALDVPFYPGAQVCGTSGRRGLEAVTISTQRGEDRIAADCLAISGGWNPTVHLACHMGARPEWDVARQAFLPPANAVPGLCAAGAAAGAFSTRACLESGLAEGARAAQDLGLRVPDLAAPMAGDAAYDIFPLWHVPGKGRAWLDFQNDVTVKDVVQAAAENFRSVEHMKRYTTQGMAPDQGKNSNVAALAVLAEATGRAIAETGTTTFRPPYVPVPIAALGAGGKGKGFAPERRTTSHAESVARNAPMIEAGLWYRPSYFPQKGENTWRQSCDREVAMVRSAVGICDVSTLGKIDVQGADAARFLDFVYTNMFSTLKVGRVRYGLMLREDGHVMDDGTCARMAETHFVMTTTTAAAGQVMRHLEFVSQVLRPDWDVRLVSVTEQWAQFAVAGPKSRALLNGMLDAPIDEAGFPYMACGTARIGGVAARLFRISFSGEHAYEIAVPARYGAALFAALVARAEEMGGGAYGLEALNVLRIEKGFITHAEIHGRVTAYDIGMQGMMSAKKDFIGKAAAARPGLVKADRERMVGLKPVGAVKELLAGAHMFDEGAEAVRAQDQGYVTSACYSPTLGHVIGIGFLQRGPERMGDRVRVVDHLRKSETICEVTPLVAFDPEGGRLRG; via the coding sequence ATGAGGATCGAGGACAAGGGCCTGATCGACCGCTCGCGCCGGGTGCAATTTCAATTCGACGGGCACCGCTATGAAGGGTTCGCGGGGGATACGTTGGCCTCGGCGCTTTTGGCCAACGGGGTGCGGATGGTGGCGCGGTCCTTCAAGTATCACCGCCCGCGCGGGGTGATGACCGCTGGCAGCGAAGAGCCCAATGCCCTTGTGACGGTTGGGCGGGGGGCGGCACAAAGGCCCAATTTGCGGGCGACCACGGTCGAGTTGCATGAGGGTCTGGAGGCGCGTAGCCAGAACCGTTGGCCGACGCTGGGGCTGGATGTGCTGGCCGCCAACGATCTTTTTGCGCCGTTCCTTGGGGCGGGGTTCTATTACAAGACGTTCATGTGGCCGCGTCCGTTTTGGGAGCGGGTTTATGAGCCTGTGATCCGCCGTGCGGCGGGGCTTGGCGCGTTGTCGGGGGATGCGGCAGAAGACAGTTATGAGCGCGCCTACGCCCATTGTGACGTTCTGGTGATCGGCGGCGGTCCTGCGGGCCTGATGGCGGCGCGGGTGGCGGCAGAGGCGGGGGCGGATGTGATCCTTGCCGAAGAGGACACGCGGCTTGGTGGGCGTCTCTTGGCCGAGACGGAAGAGGTTGACGGGCTGCCCGCTGTGGATTGGGTAGAAGAGATCGCGGCAGAACTTGCGGCCATGCCCAATGTGCGGATCATGACGCGCACGGCGGTTACCGGCGTGTATGATGGCGGCACCTATGGCGCGCTTGAGCGGTTGGCGCCTGATCTGGCCACTCGGCCCCATGCGCCCAAGGGGTGTTTTTGGCGGATCGTGGCGCGGCGCGCGGTGTTGGCGGCGGGCGCATTGGAACGGGCCATTGCCTTTCCCAACAATGACCGGCCCGGCGTGATGATGGCAGGGGCGGTGCGTGCCTATGTCAACCGCTGGGGCGTGGCACCGGGACAGAGCACGGTGGTCTTTGGCAACAATGACAGCGCGCATCGCACCGTCTCTGATTTGCAGGCGGCGGGGGTGCATGTGGCGGCATTGATCGACGCGCGGCCCTATGCGCGCTCTGCTCTGGACGTGCCGTTTTATCCCGGCGCGCAGGTCTGTGGCACGAGCGGGCGGCGTGGGCTTGAGGCGGTGACGATTTCCACGCAGCGGGGTGAGGACCGGATCGCTGCGGATTGTCTTGCGATTTCGGGCGGGTGGAACCCGACGGTGCATCTGGCCTGTCACATGGGCGCGCGGCCCGAGTGGGACGTGGCCCGACAGGCGTTTCTGCCGCCTGCGAATGCCGTGCCGGGGCTGTGTGCGGCGGGGGCGGCAGCGGGGGCGTTTTCCACCCGCGCCTGTCTGGAGAGCGGATTGGCTGAGGGGGCGCGCGCCGCGCAGGATCTTGGATTGCGCGTGCCGGATCTGGCCGCACCCATGGCAGGTGACGCGGCCTATGACATCTTTCCGCTCTGGCATGTGCCGGGAAAGGGGCGTGCCTGGCTTGATTTCCAGAATGATGTGACGGTCAAGGATGTGGTGCAGGCAGCGGCCGAAAATTTCCGCTCGGTCGAGCATATGAAGCGCTACACGACGCAGGGTATGGCCCCCGATCAGGGCAAAAACTCGAATGTGGCGGCTCTGGCGGTGCTGGCCGAGGCGACGGGGCGCGCTATTGCCGAGACTGGCACCACCACCTTTCGTCCGCCCTATGTGCCGGTTCCGATCGCGGCCCTGGGGGCAGGGGGGAAGGGCAAAGGCTTTGCCCCCGAACGGCGCACCACATCGCATGCCGAAAGCGTGGCGCGCAATGCGCCGATGATCGAGGCGGGGCTCTGGTATCGGCCCAGCTATTTCCCGCAGAAAGGCGAGAATACCTGGCGGCAGTCCTGCGACCGCGAAGTGGCGATGGTGCGCAGCGCGGTCGGGATCTGCGATGTGTCCACCCTAGGCAAGATCGACGTGCAAGGCGCTGATGCGGCACGGTTTCTTGATTTCGTCTATACCAACATGTTTTCGACGCTGAAGGTGGGCCGTGTGCGTTATGGTCTCATGCTGCGCGAGGATGGGCATGTGATGGACGACGGCACCTGTGCGCGCATGGCAGAGACCCATTTCGTGATGACCACCACGACGGCTGCGGCGGGGCAGGTGATGCGGCATCTGGAATTCGTCTCGCAGGTTTTGCGGCCTGACTGGGATGTGCGCCTTGTTTCCGTGACAGAGCAATGGGCGCAATTCGCGGTGGCCGGGCCAAAATCGCGCGCCCTGCTGAATGGCATGCTGGACGCGCCGATTGACGAGGCGGGGTTTCCCTATATGGCCTGTGGGACGGCGCGGATTGGTGGGGTCGCGGCGCGGCTGTTTCGGATCTCGTTCTCGGGGGAGCATGCCTATGAAATCGCGGTGCCTGCGCGCTATGGGGCGGCGCTCTTTGCGGCCTTGGTGGCGCGCGCCGAAGAGATGGGCGGCGGGGCTTACGGGCTGGAGGCGCTTAATGTGTTGCGGATCGAGAAGGGGTTCATCACCCATGCTGAAATCCATGGCCGCGTCACCGCCTATGACATCGGGATGCAGGGGATGATGAGCGCCAAGAAGGATTTCATCGGCAAGGCGGCGGCCGCACGCCCCGGTCTGGTCAAGGCTGATCGAGAGCGGATGGTGGGATTGAAGCCGGTGGGCGCGGTCAAGGAATTGCTGGCCGGCGCGCATATGTTTGACGAGGGGGCCGAAGCAGTTCGCGCGCAGGATCAGGGCTATGTCACGAGCGCGTGCTACTCGCCCACGTTGGGGCATGTGATCGGCATCGGGTTTCTGCAGCGCGGACCAGAGCGGATGGGCGACCGGGTGCGCGTGGTGGACCATTTGCGCAAGTCCGAGACGATCTGCGAAGTGACGCCCCTTGTGGCGTTTGATCCAGAAGGAGGGCGGTTGCGTGGCTGA